One Solanum lycopersicum chromosome 4, SLM_r2.1 DNA window includes the following coding sequences:
- the LOC101266938 gene encoding uncharacterized protein isoform X1 → MEQRSCNNLHFIQVRRRGLTVKVPNVDSHGKPALIFKKLKDVYDTENIKCESECLQVVDRTLQAVEPEDNIFGGWANHEVNIQSDDKSDDCDFGEITLKQLKKKCKSKKRKLATPSSSMTCLKQPNGCYLPEEDDDLKVPLSHLKSGIFKKANGKRRCTNRNLFASPKEPVSVKIEEVFEPEISQQLRSVLPEVAEPIADTSEAEFSMCQSSDSSNCSSNILMVSKLDPVTITHSEFPNVDSEENKPVLFAEEQQQLCTLNQISTDYLEHVESKYVFSASEVPAEVNNQEDGCNEENSQKELFASARSMEIAAAANDQSVDMYDCLTNCSDTVKISDQKPNNVVFHVPDATVPNSTITASLHCADDVCMFGDRDEEVLLSNKNISSVDEPADNCISSWNFQTCSGSDNCLPSLDKIDDKEQHTDSCFPDAATSFISGNCLGDENQLLKHSSISEEKNMTVSSPPPDVVDQISAPELSPPPERLLSTRKAISPSSQERLCLAMNSIDLIDDLENYKCKEKLTFAGHEDSDRSCLVDASTSKDSERSPRPKQAKVFIGPKQISRRLKIGKRSSPPKGNLVKRSSPLKSNLEGPRLSRSLPQLSTGCTSMKRCSESAIAFSQRQMHDIESLASKLMNELKSMKDMVEDKLLFEAYRTSSLKNDADEVKNAIKGATKVEETTRKWLSMMTRDCTRFCKIMKLTQNGSTDSKNSVHREGRKISFADEAGGTLCHFNYFEDSDPTLESDSVQEEDI, encoded by the exons ATGGAGCAAAGAAGTTGCAACAACTTGCACTTTATCCAGGTTAGGAGGAGAGGTTTGACAGTAAAAGTCCCTAATGTAGATTCTCATGGAAAGCCAGCTTTAATTTTCAAGAAGTTAAAAGACGTCTATGATACTGAAAATATTAAGTGTGAAAGCGAATGTCTGCAGGTGGTAGACAGAACATTACAGGCAGTAGAACCTGAAGATAACATATTTGGTGGCTGGGCTAATCATGAAGTGAATATTCAGTCAGATGATAAGTCAGATGATTGTGATTTTGGAGAAATAACACTGAAACAGCTGAAGAAAAAATGCAAATCCAAGAAAAGGAAACTTGCTACTCCAAGTTCTAGTATGACCTGTTTGAAGCAGCCTAACGGATGTTATCTTCCAGAGGAAGATGATGATCTAAAAGTACCCCTTAGTCATTTGAAATCGGGAATATTCAAAAAAGCAAATGGTAAAAGAAGGTGCACCAACAGGAATCTCTTTGCATCTCCAAAAGAGCCCGTATCAGTTAAAATTGAAGAGGTTTTTGAGCCTGAAATTTCTCAGCAGCTCAGAAGTGTTTTGCCTGAAGTGGCAGAACCCATAGCTGACACTTCTGAAGCTGAGTTCTCAATGTGTCAAAGCTCAGATTCCTCCAATTGCTCTTCTAATATCCTGATGGTTAGCAAACTGGACCCTGTTACAATTACACACAGTGAATTTCCAAATGTTGACTCTGAGGAAAACAAACCAGTTTTGTTTGCTGAAGAACAGCAGCAGCTTTGTACTCTTAACCAGATTTCCACTGATTACTTGGAACATGTGGAATCTAAATATGTTTTCTCAGCTAGTGAAGTGCCTGCAGAGGTAAATAATCAGGAGGACGGATGTAATGAAGAGAACAGTCAAAAAGAGTTGTTTGCTTCAGCAAGGTCTATGGAAATAGCAGCAGCAGCAAATGATCAGAGTGTAGACATGTATGACTGCCTGACAAATTGTTCTGATACAGTCAAGATTTCTGATCAGAAACCCAATAATGTTGTATTTCATGTTCCCGACGCAACGGTACCTAATAGCACTATCACTGCCAGTCTTCATTGTGCAGATGATGTTTGCATGTTTGGAGATAGAGATGAGGAAGTTTTGCTCTCAAATAAGAATATTAGTTCAGTCGATGAACCTGCGGACAATTGCATCTCATCGTGGAATTTTCAAACTTGCTCAGGCAGTGACAATTGTTTGCCATCCTTGGACAAAATTGATGACAAGGAGCAGCACACAGATTCTTGCTTTCCTGATGCAGCAACTAGTTTTATTTCCGGAAATTGCTTGGGTGATGAAAATCAGCTACTGAAACATTCAAGTAtttctgaagaaaaaaatatgacgGTAAGCAGTCCACCTCCGGATGTTGTTGATCAGATCTCAGCACCAGAGCTGTCACCGCCTCCCGAGAGACTTCTTTCGACACGAAAG GCTATTTCTCCATCCTCCCAAGAGCGACTTTGTTTGGCTATGAACTCCATAGACTTAATTGATGACCTGGAGAACTACA AATGTAAAGAAAAACTTACTTTTGCGGGACATGAGGATTCTGATAGATCATGCCTAGTTGATGCTAGCACAAGTAAGGATTCTGAACGATCTCCACGGCCTAAGCAGGCTAAAGTTTTTATAGGCCCTAAGCAGATCTCTAGGAGATTGAAGATTGGAAAACGAAGTTCCCCTCCAAAAGGCAATCTAGTAAAACGAAGTAGTCCATTGAAGAGCAATCTAGAAGGTCCTCGTCTATCTCGTTCTTTACCTCAGCTTAGCACTGGGTGCACCTCAATGAAACGTTGTTCAGAAAGTGCTATAGCATTTTCACAGCGGCAGATGCATGATATTGAATCTCTAGCATCGAAgcttatgaatgaattgaaGTCCATGAAGGATATGGTAGAAGACAAATTACTCTTTGAAGCATATCGAACCAGTTCTTTGAAAAATGATGCTGATGAG GTGAAGAATGCCATAAAAGGTGCTACGAAAGTTGAAGAGACGACACGAAAGTGGTTGTCCATGATGACAAGGGACTGCACCAGATTCTGTAAAATCATG AAATTGACTCAAAATGGTTCGACTGATTCCAAGAACTCAGTCCACAGAGAGGGAAGGAAGATTTCTTTTGCTGATGAGGCTGGTGGTACGCTCTGTCATTTCAACTATTTTGAGGATAGCGATCCAACGTTGGAATCTGATAGTGTACAAGAAGAAGACATATGA
- the LOC101266938 gene encoding uncharacterized protein isoform X2 yields MEQRSCNNLHFIQVVDRTLQAVEPEDNIFGGWANHEVNIQSDDKSDDCDFGEITLKQLKKKCKSKKRKLATPSSSMTCLKQPNGCYLPEEDDDLKVPLSHLKSGIFKKANGKRRCTNRNLFASPKEPVSVKIEEVFEPEISQQLRSVLPEVAEPIADTSEAEFSMCQSSDSSNCSSNILMVSKLDPVTITHSEFPNVDSEENKPVLFAEEQQQLCTLNQISTDYLEHVESKYVFSASEVPAEVNNQEDGCNEENSQKELFASARSMEIAAAANDQSVDMYDCLTNCSDTVKISDQKPNNVVFHVPDATVPNSTITASLHCADDVCMFGDRDEEVLLSNKNISSVDEPADNCISSWNFQTCSGSDNCLPSLDKIDDKEQHTDSCFPDAATSFISGNCLGDENQLLKHSSISEEKNMTVSSPPPDVVDQISAPELSPPPERLLSTRKAISPSSQERLCLAMNSIDLIDDLENYKCKEKLTFAGHEDSDRSCLVDASTSKDSERSPRPKQAKVFIGPKQISRRLKIGKRSSPPKGNLVKRSSPLKSNLEGPRLSRSLPQLSTGCTSMKRCSESAIAFSQRQMHDIESLASKLMNELKSMKDMVEDKLLFEAYRTSSLKNDADEVKNAIKGATKVEETTRKWLSMMTRDCTRFCKIMKLTQNGSTDSKNSVHREGRKISFADEAGGTLCHFNYFEDSDPTLESDSVQEEDI; encoded by the exons ATGGAGCAAAGAAGTTGCAACAACTTGCACTTTATCCAG GTGGTAGACAGAACATTACAGGCAGTAGAACCTGAAGATAACATATTTGGTGGCTGGGCTAATCATGAAGTGAATATTCAGTCAGATGATAAGTCAGATGATTGTGATTTTGGAGAAATAACACTGAAACAGCTGAAGAAAAAATGCAAATCCAAGAAAAGGAAACTTGCTACTCCAAGTTCTAGTATGACCTGTTTGAAGCAGCCTAACGGATGTTATCTTCCAGAGGAAGATGATGATCTAAAAGTACCCCTTAGTCATTTGAAATCGGGAATATTCAAAAAAGCAAATGGTAAAAGAAGGTGCACCAACAGGAATCTCTTTGCATCTCCAAAAGAGCCCGTATCAGTTAAAATTGAAGAGGTTTTTGAGCCTGAAATTTCTCAGCAGCTCAGAAGTGTTTTGCCTGAAGTGGCAGAACCCATAGCTGACACTTCTGAAGCTGAGTTCTCAATGTGTCAAAGCTCAGATTCCTCCAATTGCTCTTCTAATATCCTGATGGTTAGCAAACTGGACCCTGTTACAATTACACACAGTGAATTTCCAAATGTTGACTCTGAGGAAAACAAACCAGTTTTGTTTGCTGAAGAACAGCAGCAGCTTTGTACTCTTAACCAGATTTCCACTGATTACTTGGAACATGTGGAATCTAAATATGTTTTCTCAGCTAGTGAAGTGCCTGCAGAGGTAAATAATCAGGAGGACGGATGTAATGAAGAGAACAGTCAAAAAGAGTTGTTTGCTTCAGCAAGGTCTATGGAAATAGCAGCAGCAGCAAATGATCAGAGTGTAGACATGTATGACTGCCTGACAAATTGTTCTGATACAGTCAAGATTTCTGATCAGAAACCCAATAATGTTGTATTTCATGTTCCCGACGCAACGGTACCTAATAGCACTATCACTGCCAGTCTTCATTGTGCAGATGATGTTTGCATGTTTGGAGATAGAGATGAGGAAGTTTTGCTCTCAAATAAGAATATTAGTTCAGTCGATGAACCTGCGGACAATTGCATCTCATCGTGGAATTTTCAAACTTGCTCAGGCAGTGACAATTGTTTGCCATCCTTGGACAAAATTGATGACAAGGAGCAGCACACAGATTCTTGCTTTCCTGATGCAGCAACTAGTTTTATTTCCGGAAATTGCTTGGGTGATGAAAATCAGCTACTGAAACATTCAAGTAtttctgaagaaaaaaatatgacgGTAAGCAGTCCACCTCCGGATGTTGTTGATCAGATCTCAGCACCAGAGCTGTCACCGCCTCCCGAGAGACTTCTTTCGACACGAAAG GCTATTTCTCCATCCTCCCAAGAGCGACTTTGTTTGGCTATGAACTCCATAGACTTAATTGATGACCTGGAGAACTACA AATGTAAAGAAAAACTTACTTTTGCGGGACATGAGGATTCTGATAGATCATGCCTAGTTGATGCTAGCACAAGTAAGGATTCTGAACGATCTCCACGGCCTAAGCAGGCTAAAGTTTTTATAGGCCCTAAGCAGATCTCTAGGAGATTGAAGATTGGAAAACGAAGTTCCCCTCCAAAAGGCAATCTAGTAAAACGAAGTAGTCCATTGAAGAGCAATCTAGAAGGTCCTCGTCTATCTCGTTCTTTACCTCAGCTTAGCACTGGGTGCACCTCAATGAAACGTTGTTCAGAAAGTGCTATAGCATTTTCACAGCGGCAGATGCATGATATTGAATCTCTAGCATCGAAgcttatgaatgaattgaaGTCCATGAAGGATATGGTAGAAGACAAATTACTCTTTGAAGCATATCGAACCAGTTCTTTGAAAAATGATGCTGATGAG GTGAAGAATGCCATAAAAGGTGCTACGAAAGTTGAAGAGACGACACGAAAGTGGTTGTCCATGATGACAAGGGACTGCACCAGATTCTGTAAAATCATG AAATTGACTCAAAATGGTTCGACTGATTCCAAGAACTCAGTCCACAGAGAGGGAAGGAAGATTTCTTTTGCTGATGAGGCTGGTGGTACGCTCTGTCATTTCAACTATTTTGAGGATAGCGATCCAACGTTGGAATCTGATAGTGTACAAGAAGAAGACATATGA
- the OFP9 gene encoding transcription repressor OFP7 codes for MTRRFKLKLSMPSFRFCRPKKASFLPKSPMPLSLYKFSPANILYNSPVPVPPSTPHHPYILRKAHNLASKTYNSPSSEYSDHDNNNMRRGESRKSRLNMSFSSVDSGWFSFNSECCDEKPNDETESFISSPSFESSFNVDHGIDPLSGIRRKNNNNNTKVRRLRRYLSNSFKDSMMPCMVDGKVNESFAIMKRSVDPYDDFKNSMKEMIMEKEMFEAEDLEQLLLCFLSLNSRHHHAIIVEAFTEIWEELFGKSSKSMDLKLPRFQ; via the coding sequence ATGACAAGGAGATTTAAACTCAAGCTCTCTATGCCTTCTTTTCGCTTTTGTCGACCCAAAAAAGCTTCTTTTTTGCCTAAAAGTCCAATGCCACTTTCACTATACAAATTTTCCCCGGCCAATATACTTTATAATTCCCCTGTTCCAGTACCTCCCTCAACCCCACATCACCCTTACATACTCAGAAAAGCTCATAACTTGGCAAGTAAAACATACAATTCGCCGAGTTCTGAATATTCTGATCATGATAACAACAACATGAGAAGGGGGGAAAGTAGAAAAAGTAGGTTGAATATGAGTTTTTCCTCTGTTGATAGTGGCTGGTTCAGTTTCAACAGTGAATGTTGTGATGAGAAACCTAATGATGAAACTGAAAGCTTTATTTCTTCTCCAAGTTTTGAATCATCATTCAATGTGGATCATGGGATAGATCCTTTATCCGGGATCAGAaggaagaataataataataacacgaAAGTAAGGAGGCTTAGACGTTACCTTTCAAATAGTTTTAAAGATTCTATGATGCCATGTATGGTTGATGGAAAAGTGAATGAGAGTTTTGCTATAATGAAAAGATCAGTAGATCCTTACGACGATTTCAAGAATTCAATGAAGGAAATGATAATGGAGAAAGAGATGTTTGAAGCAGAGGATTTAGAACAACTTTTGCTTTGTTTTCTTAGTCTTAATTCAAGACACCATCATGCAATTATTGTGGAAGCTTTCACTGAGATTTGGGAGGAGTTGTTTGGTAAATCTTCAAAGTCTATGGATTTAAAGCTACCAAGATTTCAATGA
- the LOC101255689 gene encoding uncharacterized membrane protein At1g75140 — protein sequence MTSLYKGKIFLFSLLLLFHVSWVFRAFAEVVIEEEKLENIGVEEKFEHVDALDLLKRHQLQIEKLEGIVENLSLLFSRLESRLLEHPKVQNLEGEVQVVLGEKKKIQGEGFVGNEGSLENKVSVTKYSPLWLERFQFISAVRLGSDATSINVLPFRDAEGLSKYVAIGDDRGKVYAFSRNGEVLVEFQTSMSSPITAYVSYLSVYKNESVVVTGHENGGILMHRIWEVVVPDGDDRTSLRMETVGKFASPEIEEGGSSILSLEVHHVGRNRYILSTDSGGKLWVFRENGTVYGVTTPKSRPLAFLKQRLLFLTETGAGSLDLRTMKIRESECEGLNNSIAKSYVFDATERSKAYGFTSDGDLIHVLLLGDNMNFKCRVRSKRKLEMAEPLSFQAIKGYLLVANQDKVSLYNVSSLHYVRSGGPRQLFSVGHDEIVASFLSSQSLEPNDKSRKVIPLVASDQEKLVILGLGSGYLGIYRSNLPVFKNEFNTMLWTSPVLFFIIFLLGAYYFFAKKKEALTSWGPDDPFPSTGVTSGAPMGSSQGDRSYPDSSRNADLMDLRGSSLRGPSGRYVSPSRYSGGTAGAYRTNSADTNSRSASVDPNFRTTSELKFRGTNLETPGFPKRRDSLFVNSQIVDDGK from the coding sequence ATGACAAGCTTATACAAAGGCaagattttcttattttctttgctTTTGTTATTTCATGTTTCATGGGTTTTTAGAGCTTTTGCTGAAGTTGTAATTGAAGAAGAGAAGTTGGAGAATATTGGGGTTGAAGAGAAATTTGAACATGTTGATGCTTTAGATTTGTTAAAAAGACACCAACTTCAAATAGAAAAACTAGAAGGGATTGTTGAGAATCTTAGCTTGCTTTTTTCTAGGTTAGAATCAAGATTACTGGAACACCCTAAAGTTCAAAACTTGGAAGGTGAAGTGCAGGTTGTTTTGggtgaaaaaaagaagattcaAGGTGAGGGATTTGTGGGTAATGAGGGTAGTTTAGAGAATAAAGTGTCTGTTACAAAGTATAGTCCTCTTTGGTTGGAAAGGTTTCAGTTTATATCAGCAGTGAGATTAGGATCAGATGCAACTAGTATCAATGTGTTACCATTTAGAGATGCTGAAGGACTGAGTAAGTATGTCGCCATTGGCGATGATCGCGGGAAAGTGTATGCGTTCTCTAGAAATGGAGAAGTTTTGGTTGAATTTCAGACGTCGATGAGTTCACCAATAACAGCCTATGTGTCGTACTTGTCTGTTTATAAGAATGAGAGTGTGGTTGTTACGGGGCATGAGAATGGTGGGATTTTGATGCATAGAATTTGGGAGGTAGTAGTACCTGATGGTGATGACAGGACTTCTCTTCGTATGGAAACTGTAGGAAAATTTGCTTCACCGGAAATCGAGGAAGGAGGGTCTTCGATTTTAAGTTTAGAGGTGCATCATGTTGGAAGAAATAGGTATATCTTGTCCACGGATTCTGGTGGGAAACTCTGGGTTTTTAGGGAGAATGGAACTGTTTATGGGGTGACAACACCAAAGAGCAGGCCACTTGCGTTCTTGAAACAAAGGCTACTATTTCTAACTGAGACTGGTGCAGGGTCATTAGACTTGAGGACCATGAAGATTAGGGAATCTGAATGTGAAGGTTTAAACAATTCTATTGCTAAGAGTTATGTATTTGATGCAACTGAACGGTCGAAAGCCTATGGGTTTACATCTGATGGTGATTTGATTCATGTGCTACTCTTAGGTGATAATATGAACTTCAAGTGCAGGGTTAGATCCAAAAGGAAGTTAGAGATGGCCGAGCCTCTGTCTTTTCAAGCGATTAAAGGATATTTGCTTGTTGCTAACCAGGATAAGGTATCACTGTATAACGTGTCATCGCTGCATTACGTGCGGTCTGGTGGACCAAGACAATTGTTCTCTGTTGGTCATGATGAGATTGTAGCATCATTTTTGAGCTCTCAATCTTTGGAACCAAATGATAAAAGCAGAAAGGTTATTCCTTTAGTTGCCAGTGATCAAGAAAAGCTCGTTATTCTTGGCCTTGGAAGTGGTTACTTGGGGATATATCGCTCAAACCTTCCAGTTTTCAAAAATGAGTTCAACACTATGCTGTGGACGAGTcctgttttatttttcatcattttccttttaggtgcatattatttttttgccaAGAAAAAGGAAGCTCTTACCTCCTGGGGACCTGACGATCCTTTCCCTTCTACGGGTGTTACAAGTGGCGCTCCAATGGGATCCAGCCAGGGTGACAGATCTTATCCTGATTCATCGAGGAATGCAGATCTGATGGATCTTAGGGGTAGTAGCCTCAGAGGTCCATCTGGAAGGTATGTCTCTCCATCTCGCTATTCTGGTGGAACGGCAGGTGCCTATAGAACAAATTCTGCTGATACAAATTCTAGGTCTGCCTCTGTTGATCCCAACTTTAGAACTACCTCGGAGTTAAAATTTAGGGGGACGAATCTAGAAACACCAGGTTTTCCAAAAAGGAGAGATAGCCTGTTTGTAAACAGTCAAATTGTGGATGATGGCAAGTAA
- the LOC101255988 gene encoding outer envelope pore protein 24A, chloroplastic — MKASFKARYEPDKAAAAATVAFNAGDLKLRASMTDATVVKGPSLNGLALAVEKHGLFIVDYNVPKKDIRFQFMNSIKVLEKPLNLNYIHFHGDKRTILDGTLVVDSANKVLANHVMGSGSCKLKYTYVHGGITTFEPIYDTAKNAWDFMVSRKVYGDDVFKATYQTTSKNLGLEWSRSSKLNGSFKICASLCLLEERKIPKLSAETSWDFEM; from the exons ATGAAGGCTTCATTCAAAGCGCGATATGAGCCCGACAAAGCCGCCGCCGCCGCTACTGTTGCATTCAACGCCGGCGACCTTAAGCTCCGAGCCTCCATGACCGATGCTACTGTTGTCAAAGGTCCCAGCTTAAACGGATTAGCTCTGGCCGTTGAGAAACATGGATTGTTCATCGTCGACTACAACGTCCCGAAGAAG GACATTAGGTTTCAATTTATGAACTCAATCAAGGTTCTGGAGAAGCCATTGAATTTGAATTACATTCATTTTCATGGAGACAAGCGAACAATATTGGATGGAACTTTGGTGGTTGATTCTGCCAACAAGGTGTTGGCTAATCACGTCATGGGCTCGGGAAGTTGTAAATTAAAGTACACATATGTCCACGGAGGAATCACTACTTTCGAGCCCATCTATGATACAGCAAAGAATGCGTGGGACTTCATGGTATCACGTAAAGTTTATGGGGATGATGTGTTTAAGGCTACTTATCAGACAACAAGCAAGAATTTGGGGCTCGAATGGTCCAGGAGTTCTAAGTTAAATGGATCATTTAAG ATTTGTGCATCTCTCTGTTTGCTTGAGGAACGCAAAATCCCAAAGTTAAGTGCTGAGACGTCGTGGGACTTTGAAAtgtga
- the LOC101256279 gene encoding uncharacterized protein, with product MRTLSPNLDKEDGLDTVLEVPLPEEMFSKTDGSSAAIRWKKMLNLMRADKLPNRSKTVSSGNNDQFMFLLKIVGSALIPFQVQLDHAISLPVRDGCIKASSAKYIVQQYLAASGGQAALNSINSMYAVGQLQMAMSDIQQSGNQMNSKRTCEDGGFVLWQKNPDLWFLEFVVSDCKVSAGSNGTVAWSHSSTNSNASKGPPRPLRRFFQGLDPRSTANLFLNAVCIGEKKIKDEGCFMLKLETSKDMLKAQSTANTEVVHHTIWGYFSQRSGVLIQFEDTKLVRLKSAKDNNDSTFWETSMESTLKDYRYIEGINIAHCGRTAATIYRYGKNLDYRAKVEETWKIEEIDFNISGLSMDCFLPPADVVNKENEQEWDSRASLAENRTV from the exons ATGAGAACATTGAGCCCTAATTTGGACAAAGAAGATGGATTGGATACAGTTTTGGAGGTTCCTCTTCCAGAAGAAATGTTTAGCAAAACGGATGGCAGCAGTGCAGCAATCAGGTGGAAGAAGATGCTAAATCTAATGCGAGCTGATAAATTGCCAAATCGATCGAAGACGGTTTCTTCTGGAAATAATGATCAATTTATGTTCTTGTTGAAAATTGTTGGATCTGCTCTTATACCTTTTCAGGTTCAATTGGATCATGCAATTAGCTTGCCTGTTAGAGATGGTTGCATT AAAGCTTCTTCTGCAAAATACATAGTACAACAATATCTAGCAGCTAGCGGAGGGCAGGCTGCACTAAATTCAATCAATAGCATGTACGCGGTTGGGCAATTGCAGATGGCAATGTCAGACATACAGCAAAGTGGTAACCAAATGAACTCCAAACGGACATGTGAGGATGGAGGATTCGTTCTTTGGCAAAAGAACCCTGATCTGTGGTTCCTAGAATTTGTCGTATCCGATTGCAAGGTCAGTGCTGGTAGTAATGGTACAGTAGCTTGGAGTCACTCTTCCACCAATTCTAATGCTTCAAAAGGTCCTCCAAGACCACTCAGGAGGTTCTTTCAG GGACTAGACCCCAGATCAACAGCCAATTTATTTCTGAATGCTGTTTGTATtggagaaaagaaaattaaggatgAAGGATGCTTTATGCTAAAACTTGAGACAAGCAAAGACATGCTGAAGGCACAGAGCACAGCCAACACAGAAGTTGTTCATCACACCATATGGGGCTACTTCAGCCAACGCTCGGGAGTTCTCATCCAATTCGAGGACACGAAGCTAGTAAGATTGAAGTCAGCGAAAGACAACAATGACAGTACTTTTTGGGAAACAAGCATGGAATCAACACTTAAAGATTATAGGTACATCGAAGGTATCAACATAGCACATTGCGGAAGAACTGCAGCAACAATTTATAGATATGGAAAGAACTTAGACTATAGAGCAAAAGTTGAGGAAACATGGAAGATAGAAGAAATTGATTTTAACATTAGTGGTTTGTCAATGGACTGTTTTTTGCCTCCTGCTGATGTTGTTAACAaggaaaatgaacaagaatgGGATTCTAGAGCCTCTTTAGCTGAAAATAGAACTGTATGA
- the LOC101256584 gene encoding uncharacterized protein produces MRIYQEMKDEEAQSRISTNTVTTVSSVSVVATPAAAAATSTVKKDQGFSGVFGKGKYKLWVLAAILLLAFWSMFTGSLTLSLNWSTSNLSRLSHASDFTIHEDLDILVLEEREKMVKHMWDVYTQNSRIRLPKFWQDAFQAAYLDLTSDSPATRDTAVSEIAKMSLRSTSTYESPSNKKPEPREAEKEKGSKSPAKTTTTKKQK; encoded by the exons ATGAGAATATACCAAGAAATGAAAGATGAAGAAGCTCAATCaagaattagtacaaacacagtAACAACAGTTTCTTCAGTTTCAGTAGTAGCAACaccagcagcagcagcagcaacatCAACTGTAAAAAAAGATCAAGGATTTAGTGGGGTTTTTGGTAAAGGTAAATACAAATTGTGGGTATTGGCTGCAATTCTTTTGCTAGCTTTTTGGTCTATGTTTACTGGCTCACTTACTCTTAGTCTCAACTGGTCTACTTCAAATCTCAGCCGTTTATCTCATGCTTCTGATTTCACGATCCATGAAGATCTTGATATTCTG GTATTGGAGGAAAGAGAGAAGATGGTAAAACATATGTGGGATGTGTACACACAGAATAGCAGGATCAGGTTGCCTAAGTTCTGGCAAGACGCTTTCCAAGCAGCGTACCTAGATTTGACGAGTGATTCACCAGCTACCCGAGACACTGCTGTGTCGGAGATTGCCAAGATGTCCCTGCGCTCCACTTCCACTTATGAATCACCTTCCAACAAGAAACCAGAACCAAG AGaagcagagaaagaaaaaggatCTAAAAGTCCGGCGAAGACGACAACTACAAAGAAACAGAAATGA